A window from Bombus fervidus isolate BK054 chromosome 12, iyBomFerv1, whole genome shotgun sequence encodes these proteins:
- the LOC139993104 gene encoding histone H3.3A gives MARTKQTARKSTGGKAPRKQLATKAARKSAPSTGGVKKPHRYRPGTVALREIRRYQKSTELLIRKLPFQRLVREIAQDFKTDLRFQSAAIGALQEASEAYLVGLFEDTNLCAIHAKRVTIMPKDIQLARRIRGERA, from the exons ATGGCACGTACCAAGCAGACGGCTCGTAAATCAACAGGAGGTAAAGCTCCTCGTAAACAATTAGCCACAAAAGCAGCACGTAAGAGCGCACCATCTACTGGTGGAGTGAAAAAGCCACATCGATACAG ACCTGGTACAGTAGCTCTTCGAGAAATCAGAAGATATCAAAAATCAACTGAATTGTTGATCAGAAAATTACCTTTCCAAAGATTGGTTCGTGAAATTGCACAGGATTTCAAAACTGATCTACGTTTTCAAAGTGCTGCAATTGGAGCTTTGCAGGAAGCATCGGAAGCATACTTGGTTGGTTTATTTGAAGACACAAATTTGTGCGCTATTCACGCGAAACGTGTTACAATCATGCCCAAGGATATTCAGTTGGCTCGACGAATTCGCGGCGAGCGTGCTTAA
- the Nude gene encoding nuclear distribution protein nudE: MMDIDPPQFVSKDDEVQYWMELAHQIHRRKEDIERELEEFQENSQLLEKELEASLEQAEKNNRELRQRNTRLATEVEQLRTRLDQQTADCAMFQGKAQDLQTQHDHLLKYIRELEQKNDDLERAHRINRVTEEEIEAKLNSAIEKNALLESELDEKEALKVIVQRLMDEIRDLKQEIQVQERHQPDNDKSADRVRNHVDSNKLQVELETHMSPSSPIVPQSIPPNNTATSPLKIGNRVVGGVTGNNNNNNNNNNNVNSPLAPCTRILAMNMIGDLMRKVGALENKLNTCQNPSREDQAVRDLYRTRRQVRGFASGNSNHIRL; this comes from the exons ATGATGGACATTGATCCACCACAGTTTGTGTCTAAAGATGATGAAGTTCAATATTGGATGGAACTTGCTCACCAGATACATAGAAg GAAAGAAGATATAGAAAGAGAGTTGGaggaatttcaagaaaattcaCAGCTCTTAGAGAAAGAACTGGAAGCATCTTTAGAACAAGCAGAAAAGAATAACAGGGAATTACGACAACGAAACACAAGACTAGCCACTGAAGTTGAACAATTAAGAACAAGATTAGATCAACAAACAGCAGACTGTGCAATGTTTCAAGGGAAAGCTCAGGACTTACAGACTCAACATGaccatttattaaaatacataagGGAATTAGAACAAAAAAATGACGACTTGGAAAGAGCTCATAG AATAAATAGGGTAACAGAGGAGGAGATAGAAGCCAAACTTAATTCTGCCATTGAAAAGAATGCTTTGTTAGAATCAGAACTTGACGAAAAGGAAGCTCTAAAAGTTATAGTACAGAGATTAATGGATGAAATTAGAG ATTTAAAACAGGAAATCCAAGTTCAAGAAAGGCATCAACCAGACAATGATAAGTCAGCTGATAGAGTTCGTAATCATGTTGATAGTAATAAACTTCAAGTCGAATTGGAAACACATATGTCGCCTAGTAGCCCAATAGTACCACAATCTATACCTCCAAATAATACAGCAACTTCGCCATTAAAAA TTGGAAACAGAGTTGTAGGTGGTGTAACTGgaaacaacaataataataataataataataataacgtgaATTCGCCATTGGCACCATGCACAAGAATATTAGCAATGAATATGATTGGTGACCTTATGAGAAAAGTTGGT GCGTTGGAGAATAAGTTAAATACATGTCAAAATCCATCTCGAGAGGATCAAGCTGTTCGTGATCTTTACAG GACTAGACGGCAAGTTCGAGGTTTTGCCTCTGGCAACAGCAACCACATTCGATTATAA